From a single Nitrospira sp. genomic region:
- the folE gene encoding GTP cyclohydrolase I FolE, whose product MPTNKPTLSKARVQGNGRPPDITDMESLVTQMLVTLGEDPTRDGLRNTPSRVAKAWQFMTRGYRQDVDHLLNGALFPIDYDEMVIVKDIDFFSLCEHHLLPFFGKCHVGYIPNKKVVGLSKIPRIVDTFSRRLQVQEHLTVQIAETLMKKLNAQGVGVVIEAQHLCMMMRGVEKQNTVAVTSHMMGDFRTQQQTRSEFLKLINRGRIRE is encoded by the coding sequence ATGCCGACGAATAAACCGACTTTGTCAAAAGCGCGCGTGCAGGGCAATGGCCGGCCGCCCGACATCACCGATATGGAATCCCTGGTGACGCAGATGCTGGTCACGCTGGGCGAAGACCCCACACGCGACGGTCTCCGCAACACACCGTCGCGCGTGGCTAAGGCATGGCAGTTCATGACAAGGGGCTACCGGCAGGACGTGGACCATCTGCTCAACGGCGCGCTGTTCCCGATTGATTACGACGAGATGGTGATCGTCAAGGACATCGACTTTTTTTCTCTCTGCGAACATCACCTCCTGCCGTTCTTCGGTAAGTGCCACGTCGGCTACATCCCCAACAAGAAGGTCGTGGGCCTCAGCAAAATCCCTCGCATCGTGGATACCTTCAGTCGCCGCTTGCAGGTGCAGGAGCATCTGACCGTGCAGATTGCCGAAACGCTCATGAAGAAGCTTAACGCGCAGGGCGTTGGTGTCGTCATCGAGGCGCAACACCTTTGCATGATGATGCGCGGGGTCGAAAAACAGAACACGGTGGCGGTTACCAGCCATATGATGGGCGATTTCCGAACCCAGCAGCAGACCCGCTCAGAATTTTTAAAATTGATCAACCGCGGACGGATTCGAGAGTAA
- a CDS encoding DUF2294 domain-containing protein yields MSNHNGASRGEVETAIRNAVIKFEQEFMGRGPEDVRAFILKDIVLVRLKGVLTPAERQLAKTAEGVEMVRRLRQTLIAQGRERLCQQMEEITGAKPTGLFTDIDTQLGERIIVLTLDRDLEGLQAKRETSGELNGIRKSAS; encoded by the coding sequence ATATCGAATCACAACGGTGCCAGCAGGGGTGAAGTGGAAACGGCCATCCGCAACGCGGTCATCAAGTTCGAGCAGGAATTCATGGGGCGCGGGCCGGAGGACGTCCGCGCCTTCATCTTAAAAGACATCGTGCTCGTGCGGCTCAAGGGCGTGCTGACGCCAGCCGAACGGCAGTTGGCCAAGACTGCGGAAGGGGTTGAGATGGTCCGCCGGCTCCGCCAGACGCTAATTGCCCAGGGGCGGGAGCGGCTATGCCAGCAGATGGAAGAGATTACGGGCGCCAAGCCGACAGGGTTATTCACGGACATTGATACGCAATTGGGCGAGCGCATTATCGTGCTGACTCTCGACCGCGATCTGGAAGGCCTGCAGGCAAAGCGCGAGACATCCGGGGAGTTGAACGGAATTCGCAAGAGCGCATCATAA
- a CDS encoding (2Fe-2S)-binding protein, with translation MPKVTFLHPDGKSGEVPEQCSLLEAAERLGFPLNHDCGGNASCTTCRVEVQSGPEHLSEIEFDEQDLLDREALTESWHRLGCQAKIHGDVVVRVPEKKWEAPMPAKEAQDAKR, from the coding sequence ATGCCCAAGGTCACGTTCCTGCATCCCGACGGCAAAAGCGGAGAGGTACCGGAGCAGTGCTCGCTGCTAGAGGCGGCGGAGCGGCTGGGCTTTCCGCTCAATCACGACTGCGGTGGAAACGCGTCCTGCACGACCTGCCGCGTGGAGGTGCAGAGCGGCCCTGAGCATTTGTCCGAGATTGAGTTCGACGAACAGGACCTGCTGGACCGCGAGGCGCTGACCGAGTCCTGGCACCGGCTGGGCTGCCAAGCGAAGATTCATGGCGACGTGGTTGTGCGGGTACCCGAAAAGAAGTGGGAGGCGCCGATGCCCGCCAAGGAGGCGCAGGACGCAAAGCGATGA
- a CDS encoding alpha/beta fold hydrolase, producing MLGRRREKNRSRMGTAKINGITLAYTDQGQGMPVVMLHAFPQDRMMWASQVAALSKTYRVIAPDCRGFGESDAPAGAYTLEQYADDVKGLLDHLLIKPAVFVGLSMGGYTLFVFYRKYASHVKALVLADTRAGADTEEGKAGRLAIAATAQKTGAGRVAEIMLPKLLSSVARETKPELIRSVRARIEQTHPNGIAGAQMAMAARPDSVPLLPQITCPTLILMGELDGPTPPSEGKLMVEAIPGARLTIIPQAGHLSNLEQPEAFNTALLNFLQKLK from the coding sequence ATGCTAGGCCGCAGGCGAGAAAAAAACCGCAGCCGCATGGGCACCGCAAAGATCAACGGTATCACCCTCGCCTACACGGATCAGGGACAGGGTATGCCCGTCGTGATGCTCCATGCATTTCCGCAGGACCGGATGATGTGGGCGTCGCAAGTGGCGGCCCTGTCGAAAACCTATCGCGTGATCGCGCCGGACTGCCGTGGCTTCGGCGAATCGGATGCACCGGCTGGGGCCTATACGCTGGAACAATATGCTGACGACGTCAAGGGCCTGCTGGACCATCTCTTGATCAAGCCAGCCGTCTTTGTCGGCCTGTCGATGGGCGGCTACACGCTTTTTGTGTTTTATCGAAAGTATGCCTCACACGTGAAGGCACTGGTGCTGGCAGATACACGGGCGGGAGCTGACACTGAAGAAGGAAAAGCGGGACGGCTGGCGATCGCGGCGACGGCTCAGAAAACAGGCGCAGGGCGGGTCGCCGAGATCATGCTGCCAAAGCTACTGTCCTCCGTCGCGCGAGAAACCAAACCGGAACTGATCCGCTCCGTACGGGCGCGCATCGAGCAGACACACCCGAACGGCATCGCCGGCGCTCAGATGGCCATGGCCGCACGGCCCGACTCGGTGCCGCTACTGCCGCAGATTACCTGCCCGACGCTCATTCTTATGGGTGAACTGGACGGACCGACCCCCCCGTCAGAAGGGAAGCTGATGGTCGAGGCGATCCCCGGCGCGCGACTGACGATCATTCCGCAGGCCGGCCACCTCTCCAACCTCGAACAGCCGGAAGCGTTCAACACCGCACTGCTGAATTTTCTCCAAAAACTGAAGTGA
- the nuoF gene encoding NADH-quinone oxidoreductase subunit NuoF, with protein MAEARLLEKSTGDPWDLEAYACTGGYEAWKQCVKGGNREEIVNVLKKSGLRGRGGAGFPTGIKWDKVLHHRISEHYFVCNAGEHEPGTFKDRFLLKNHPHQLLEGCLIAAFTAQAKASFIYINHDYTDERTHLEKALAQAKAKGLMGKNILGTGVDLEIELFTGMGSYVAGEETAMLESMQGRPAMPRQKPPFYPTDFGLYGKPTLVNNVETLCNIPRILLKGAEWFVQVGTEKCPGTMLFSLSGSVNKPGVYELPMGTSLRTLIEQCGGGVPGGRKVKAVFPGGPSFSMVTAEQLDLPMDFDALKKAGTGLGSAGVIVVDDATCMVAQTLKFSNFFKSESCGQCPPCRMGTNNLATLMTKIENGEGTQKDLDSLLQLCGFVKGTGYCTLVTGAAVLVQSSLKLFRHEFDEHIAQQRCPFGNRPAAAATAAH; from the coding sequence ATGGCGGAAGCACGGCTGCTTGAAAAATCGACCGGCGATCCCTGGGACCTCGAGGCCTATGCCTGCACGGGGGGCTACGAGGCCTGGAAGCAGTGCGTTAAGGGCGGCAACCGTGAAGAAATCGTCAATGTGCTCAAGAAGTCCGGCCTGCGTGGGCGCGGCGGCGCCGGCTTTCCGACCGGCATTAAGTGGGACAAGGTGCTCCACCACCGTATTTCAGAACATTACTTCGTCTGCAACGCGGGCGAACACGAACCGGGGACATTCAAAGACCGGTTTCTCCTCAAGAACCATCCGCATCAGTTGCTCGAAGGCTGCCTGATCGCTGCCTTCACGGCACAGGCGAAGGCTTCCTTCATCTACATCAACCACGATTACACCGATGAGCGAACGCATCTCGAGAAGGCGCTCGCGCAAGCCAAGGCCAAGGGGCTAATGGGCAAGAACATCCTCGGCACCGGCGTTGATTTAGAGATCGAGCTCTTCACTGGCATGGGCAGCTACGTGGCCGGCGAGGAGACGGCAATGTTGGAATCCATGCAGGGCCGGCCGGCGATGCCGCGGCAGAAGCCGCCCTTCTATCCGACGGACTTCGGTCTCTACGGCAAGCCGACGCTCGTGAACAATGTCGAGACGCTTTGCAACATTCCGCGCATTCTGCTTAAGGGCGCCGAGTGGTTCGTGCAGGTGGGGACGGAAAAATGCCCTGGCACGATGCTGTTCTCGCTGAGCGGCTCAGTGAACAAACCGGGCGTCTACGAACTGCCGATGGGGACGTCGCTGCGCACGCTGATCGAGCAGTGCGGAGGGGGCGTGCCGGGTGGCCGCAAGGTCAAGGCGGTGTTTCCGGGCGGCCCATCGTTCTCGATGGTGACGGCGGAGCAACTGGACCTGCCGATGGATTTCGACGCGCTCAAGAAGGCTGGCACGGGGCTGGGCTCGGCCGGCGTGATCGTCGTGGACGATGCGACCTGCATGGTGGCCCAGACACTGAAATTCTCCAATTTTTTTAAGAGTGAGAGCTGCGGCCAGTGCCCGCCCTGTCGGATGGGCACGAACAATCTGGCGACGCTCATGACGAAGATCGAGAACGGCGAGGGGACGCAGAAGGATCTCGACAGCCTGCTGCAGCTCTGCGGCTTCGTGAAAGGCACCGGCTACTGCACGCTGGTGACCGGCGCGGCCGTGCTCGTGCAGAGCAGCCTGAAATTGTTTCGCCACGAGTTCGACGAGCATATTGCGCAGCAGCGCTGTCCCTTCGGCAACCGGCCGGCCGCTGCCGCCACCGCCGCGCATTGA